A genomic segment from Pseudoxanthomonas sp. CF385 encodes:
- a CDS encoding LysR substrate-binding domain-containing protein — protein sequence MRYDLNLLPVFLALMDERNVTRAAVRLGITQPALSNALVRMREMLQDPLFIRERYGMQPTQKAIELAPGIAAALSQMDALVLGQRQFDPAKEERLFTLAPNSYFEFVLVPAIAARLRERAPGIRLRLVPFGTDLAETGAISGETALVLGRFVEPPDNLVVQHLADDGVACVVRADHPVVNKRLSKAQYEQLRHVNVVPPGKLRAGLFQALEKQGLRRNVAVSVTHFLSIPELVAATDYCATLPKLICAQLARDPRLKVLPAPVDLGTFPLEMAWHVRYRHDPAHQWLRALVAEVAKDVARGRKP from the coding sequence ATGCGTTACGACCTCAACCTGTTGCCCGTCTTCCTGGCGCTGATGGACGAGCGCAACGTGACCCGCGCCGCAGTGCGGCTGGGCATCACCCAGCCCGCGCTGTCGAATGCGCTGGTGCGCATGCGCGAGATGCTGCAGGACCCGTTGTTCATCCGCGAGCGCTACGGCATGCAGCCGACGCAGAAGGCGATCGAGCTGGCGCCCGGCATCGCCGCCGCACTGTCGCAGATGGATGCGCTGGTGCTCGGACAGCGGCAGTTCGACCCGGCGAAGGAGGAGCGGCTGTTCACGCTGGCGCCGAACAGCTACTTCGAATTCGTACTGGTGCCGGCCATCGCCGCGCGGCTGCGCGAGCGTGCGCCCGGCATCCGGCTGCGGCTGGTGCCGTTCGGCACCGATCTGGCCGAGACGGGCGCCATTTCGGGCGAAACCGCGCTGGTGCTGGGCCGGTTCGTCGAGCCTCCCGACAACCTGGTCGTGCAGCATCTGGCGGACGATGGGGTGGCGTGCGTGGTGCGTGCCGACCATCCCGTGGTCAACAAGCGCTTGTCCAAGGCGCAATACGAGCAATTGCGGCACGTCAACGTGGTGCCGCCGGGCAAGCTGCGCGCCGGGCTGTTCCAGGCCCTGGAGAAGCAGGGGCTAAGGCGTAACGTCGCCGTGTCGGTGACGCACTTCCTGTCGATTCCCGAGCTGGTCGCGGCGACCGATTACTGCGCCACGCTGCCGAAGCTGATCTGTGCGCAGTTGGCGCGCGATCCGCGCCTGAAGGTGCTGCCCGCACCGGTGGACCTGGGCACGTTCCCGCTGGAGATGGCGTGGCATGTGCGCTATCGCCACGATCCTGCCCACCAGTGGTTGCGCGCGCTGGTCGCGGAGGTGGCGAAGGACGTCGCGCGAGGCAGGAAGCCCTGA
- a CDS encoding alkene reductase has translation MSSAALFSPIRLGAIEVRNRIAMAPLTRSRAGMDGVQTPLAVDYYGQRASAGLIITEATNISRQGRGYAYTPGLHSDEHVAAWKPVTDAVHARGGRIVVQLWHVGRMSHTSLQEGGGAPVAPSAIQAGGSVFTEAGHVPPSMPRALATDEIAGIIEDYRQAAQRAKDAGFDGVEVHAANGYLLEQFLRDSTNRRDDRYGGSLENRTRLLLEVTAAVAGVWGADRVGLRLSPLSTAVGDTPLDSHTMETHLYVARRLGEMGLAYLHVVEGQLHAGNGADDFDVKALRDAFGGAYLANNGYDRQRALDATAGGHADMIAFGKPFIGNPDLVERLRDDSPLFDAPTAGYFGGGAEGYTQFTAPQAHAA, from the coding sequence ATGTCATCCGCCGCCCTGTTCTCCCCCATCCGCCTGGGCGCCATCGAGGTCCGCAACCGCATCGCCATGGCGCCGCTCACCCGCTCGCGCGCCGGCATGGACGGCGTGCAGACCCCGCTGGCCGTCGACTACTACGGCCAGCGCGCCTCGGCCGGCCTGATCATTACCGAGGCCACCAACATCTCCCGCCAAGGCCGCGGCTACGCCTACACGCCGGGCCTCCACTCGGATGAGCATGTAGCCGCATGGAAGCCGGTTACCGACGCCGTGCATGCCCGGGGCGGCCGCATCGTGGTGCAGCTCTGGCACGTAGGCCGCATGTCGCATACCAGCCTGCAGGAAGGTGGCGGCGCCCCGGTGGCCCCCTCCGCGATCCAGGCCGGCGGCAGCGTCTTCACCGAGGCCGGCCACGTGCCGCCGTCGATGCCGCGCGCCCTGGCCACCGACGAGATCGCCGGCATCATCGAGGACTACCGCCAGGCCGCGCAGCGGGCAAAGGATGCCGGCTTCGATGGCGTGGAAGTGCACGCCGCCAACGGTTACCTGCTGGAACAGTTCCTGCGCGACAGCACCAACCGTCGCGACGACCGTTATGGCGGCTCGCTCGAGAACCGCACACGGCTGCTGCTTGAAGTCACTGCCGCCGTCGCCGGCGTCTGGGGTGCGGATCGCGTAGGCCTGCGCCTGTCGCCTCTGTCCACCGCGGTCGGCGACACGCCGCTGGACAGCCACACGATGGAGACGCATCTCTACGTCGCCCGCCGCCTCGGCGAAATGGGCCTGGCCTACCTGCACGTGGTCGAAGGCCAGTTGCATGCCGGCAACGGCGCCGACGACTTCGACGTCAAGGCACTGCGCGACGCGTTCGGCGGCGCCTACCTCGCCAACAACGGCTACGACCGCCAGCGCGCGCTCGATGCCACCGCCGGTGGCCATGCGGACATGATCGCGTTCGGCAAGCCGTTCATCGGCAACCCCGATCTGGTCGAACGCCTGCGTGACGACAGCCCGCTGTTCGACGCGCCGACGGCCGGCTACTTCGGCGGTGGCGCGGAAGGCTATACGCAGTTCACTGCACCGCAGGCGCACGCGGCCTGA
- a CDS encoding TonB-dependent receptor, with protein MKWALAAATLVGTGSALAQTTETPPASTPTAATDEATTLDTVSVLGSRGQPRSVSSSAVPIDIIGAEEFRNQGATDALDQLRVLVPSFNVSTIPIDDAASLIRPANLRGLPPDNTLVLVNGKRFHRSAVITFLGHGLSDGSQGPDLSVFPSLALEQVEVLRDGAAAQYGSDAIAGVVNFGLKKISEGGAFEAFAGQYYEGDGFTTQYSAQIGLPLTARGYATLTAEWRQADDTSRSVQRDDAAAAIAAGYPGVPVPAQIWGSPKVDDDVKFVANLGISGDSVDVYLFGNYAQRDVDGGFYFRDPTARSGVYSNDGGDTLLIGDTTGAGGCPTIALRDGAGNLIPYSTVSAAVSALPSNCFTFLSTLPGGFTPRFGGSLEDMSVVGGVKGTWGNAWHWDVSATYGRNDIDFTIYNTVNASLGANQPTGLRFHPGGNTQTEKGVNFDVGTDIETSFTAQALRLSAGAEWREESFEVKQGDGPSTAIGPLTQQGFALGSNGFNGFNPRTAGEWDRRNWAVYLDLEAQFTEQFLLAAAVRREDFDDFGSTTNGKLTGRFDVSDTFALRGAVNTGFRAPTPGQANISQITTAFEGNALIDIATLPPTNPIAELKGSRALTPEESKSASLGLVWNSGDWLVTVDGYHIEVEDRIALSTSFELTDAERAALVASGNPEAASLNSVTYFGNAFDTTTTGVDLVTSVETAHFGGKTTYSLAVNWNKTKVDRYDPNFINEARVYKIEESLPKTKGYFSVNHQREVFHANLRLGYYGSWYEDHLDSGVITVEDGGLPIYEDSTVIVDAEVGWTFASGLYVNVGAQNLFDETPDDNPWGAAVAGAAYPVHSPYGFNGGFYYARVGWKF; from the coding sequence GTGAAATGGGCCCTGGCCGCCGCAACGCTGGTGGGCACCGGCTCCGCCCTTGCGCAGACGACGGAAACGCCACCCGCATCCACGCCCACGGCCGCCACTGACGAAGCGACCACGCTGGACACCGTCTCGGTCCTGGGCAGCCGTGGCCAACCGCGTTCGGTCTCCTCGTCCGCGGTCCCGATCGACATCATCGGCGCCGAGGAATTCCGCAACCAGGGCGCGACCGACGCGCTCGACCAGCTCCGCGTGCTGGTGCCCTCCTTCAATGTCAGCACCATCCCGATCGACGATGCGGCCAGCCTGATCCGCCCCGCCAACCTGCGCGGACTGCCGCCGGACAACACGCTGGTGCTGGTGAACGGCAAGCGCTTCCACCGCTCGGCGGTGATCACCTTCCTCGGCCACGGCCTGTCCGATGGTTCGCAGGGTCCCGATCTTTCGGTGTTCCCCTCGCTCGCACTGGAGCAGGTGGAAGTGCTGCGCGACGGCGCAGCCGCCCAGTACGGCTCGGACGCCATCGCCGGCGTCGTCAACTTCGGCCTGAAGAAGATCAGCGAAGGCGGCGCGTTCGAAGCATTCGCCGGCCAGTACTACGAGGGCGACGGTTTCACCACGCAGTACTCGGCGCAGATCGGCCTGCCGCTCACCGCGCGCGGCTACGCGACCCTGACCGCCGAATGGCGCCAGGCCGACGACACCTCGCGCAGCGTGCAGCGCGACGATGCCGCCGCCGCGATCGCCGCCGGCTATCCCGGCGTGCCGGTGCCGGCGCAGATCTGGGGTTCGCCGAAGGTGGACGACGACGTGAAGTTCGTCGCCAACCTCGGCATCAGCGGCGACAGCGTGGACGTCTACCTGTTCGGCAACTACGCCCAGCGCGACGTCGACGGCGGCTTCTATTTCCGCGACCCCACCGCGCGCTCCGGCGTGTACTCCAACGACGGCGGCGACACGCTGCTGATCGGCGACACCACCGGCGCGGGCGGCTGCCCCACCATCGCGCTCCGCGACGGGGCCGGCAACCTGATCCCGTACAGCACGGTGAGCGCTGCGGTCTCCGCGCTGCCGTCGAACTGCTTCACCTTCCTGTCGACGCTGCCGGGCGGCTTCACCCCGCGCTTCGGCGGCAGCCTGGAGGACATGTCGGTGGTCGGCGGCGTCAAGGGCACCTGGGGCAATGCCTGGCATTGGGACGTCAGCGCCACCTATGGCCGCAACGACATCGACTTCACCATCTACAACACGGTCAATGCATCGCTGGGCGCCAACCAGCCGACGGGCCTGCGCTTCCATCCCGGCGGCAACACGCAGACAGAAAAGGGTGTGAACTTCGACGTCGGCACCGACATCGAGACTTCGTTCACCGCCCAGGCGCTGCGCCTGTCGGCCGGCGCGGAATGGCGCGAGGAAAGTTTCGAGGTCAAGCAGGGCGACGGCCCCTCCACCGCCATCGGGCCGCTGACCCAGCAGGGCTTCGCGCTGGGCTCCAACGGCTTCAACGGTTTCAACCCGCGCACCGCCGGCGAATGGGATCGCCGCAACTGGGCGGTCTACCTGGACCTGGAGGCGCAGTTCACCGAACAGTTCCTGCTCGCGGCCGCCGTACGCCGCGAGGACTTCGACGATTTCGGCAGCACCACCAACGGCAAGCTGACCGGGCGTTTCGACGTCAGCGACACCTTCGCGCTGCGCGGCGCCGTCAATACCGGCTTCCGCGCCCCCACCCCGGGCCAGGCGAACATCAGCCAGATCACCACGGCCTTCGAAGGCAATGCGCTGATCGACATCGCGACGTTGCCGCCGACCAATCCCATCGCCGAGCTGAAGGGCTCGCGCGCACTGACGCCGGAAGAGTCCAAGAGCGCGTCGCTGGGCCTGGTGTGGAACAGCGGCGACTGGCTGGTGACGGTGGACGGATACCACATCGAAGTCGAGGACCGCATCGCGCTCAGCACCAGCTTCGAACTGACCGATGCCGAACGTGCGGCGCTGGTGGCGTCGGGCAATCCCGAGGCGGCGTCGCTGAACTCGGTGACCTACTTCGGCAACGCCTTCGACACCACCACCACCGGTGTCGACCTGGTGACCAGCGTGGAAACGGCGCACTTCGGCGGCAAGACCACCTACTCGCTCGCGGTGAACTGGAACAAGACCAAGGTGGACCGCTACGACCCCAACTTCATCAACGAGGCCCGCGTCTACAAGATCGAGGAATCGCTGCCGAAGACCAAGGGCTATTTCAGCGTCAACCACCAGCGCGAGGTCTTCCACGCCAACCTGCGCCTGGGCTACTACGGCTCCTGGTACGAAGACCACCTGGACAGCGGCGTCATCACCGTGGAAGACGGCGGCCTGCCGATCTACGAAGACAGCACGGTGATCGTGGACGCCGAAGTGGGCTGGACGTTCGCTTCCGGCCTGTACGTCAACGTCGGTGCGCAGAACCTGTTCGACGAAACCCCGGACGACAACCCGTGGGGCGCGGCGGTCGCCGGCGCGGCCTATCCGGTGCATTCGCCGTACGGCTTCAACGGCGGCTTCTACTACGCCCGCGTGGGCTGGAAGTTCTGA
- a CDS encoding DUF1428 domain-containing protein — MGDSATPSSYVDGFIIAAPSSGKQAFTEFATTFDTIFMEYGATRIIEAWGDDVPDGKVTDFRKAVQAKADETVAFSWVEWPDKATRDAGMKKMMEDPRMDPSNKDNPPMPFDGQRMVYGGFAPVVELRG, encoded by the coding sequence CTGGGCGACAGCGCCACCCCGTCCTCCTATGTCGACGGCTTCATCATCGCGGCACCCTCGTCGGGCAAGCAGGCGTTCACCGAGTTCGCCACCACGTTCGACACGATCTTCATGGAGTACGGCGCCACCCGCATCATCGAGGCCTGGGGCGACGACGTGCCCGACGGCAAGGTCACCGACTTCCGCAAGGCCGTGCAGGCCAAGGCGGATGAAACCGTGGCGTTCTCGTGGGTCGAGTGGCCGGACAAGGCCACGCGCGATGCCGGCATGAAGAAGATGATGGAGGATCCGCGCATGGACCCGTCCAACAAGGACAACCCGCCGATGCCGTTCGACGGCCAGCGCATGGTGTACGGCGGTTTCGCGCCGGTGGTCGAACTGCGCGGCTGA